The following proteins come from a genomic window of Musa acuminata AAA Group cultivar baxijiao chromosome BXJ1-7, Cavendish_Baxijiao_AAA, whole genome shotgun sequence:
- the LOC135678432 gene encoding pentatricopeptide repeat-containing protein At4g14190, chloroplastic-like has translation MATATHSALASSSPAKGRLLFFGAPSTRNAAPSSSVLLSISSSLPSSPTRLRSSARPPYDQRLLPNDWELRHRTLLVDSFHRNNDLRALLGEVSGSKGSGPLRLLARDGDWPDDHFWAVVALLVETGRADDALKVFDSWKKIEMTRTSVANYSRIIKLFCRGNLMSEAMSAIQAMEECGLVPSLAIYNAIIHGFARKNDFDNSNVTFRMMLEAGLLPTPDTYNGLIRAYGSFGLYDEMSKCMKRMESSGCFPDEVTYNTLITEFARSGLTEKMEGVCRVLNSKHMKLQISTLVAMLEAYADLGMLEKMEKAYHRVLRSNGFIKENLIRKLATVYIENYRFAQLEDLGNDISAKSGRTDLVWYIMLLSSACLLSKKGVESLVQEMKLAKVTVNITITNILAHFYLKMKDFRSLDIVFLQAKANKVKPDVMTFGVFFDACKIGYDGTWILEQWIKNGSLEEAVGLKADQLVVAAFGKGLFLKLCEKHYSSLHPKEKEKKRWRYSDMIKLVFRKKSKGKDYSV, from the exons ATGGCAACGGCGACTCACTCTGCGCTCGCTTCGTCTTCGCCCGCGAAGGGCCGCCTCCTCTTCTTTGGCGCTCCCTCCACTCGCAACGCTGCCCCCTCTTCCTCGGTTCTCCTTTCTATCTCGAGCTCACTGCCTTCCTCTCCCACCAGGCTCCGCTCTTCGGCCCGTCCGCCCTACGATCAACGACTGCTGCCCAATGATTGGGAGCTGCGCCACCGGACCCTCCTCGTCGACTCCTTCCACCGGAACAACGACCTCCGGGCCTTACTTGGCGAGGTCTCCGGCAGCAAGGGCTCCGGCCCTCTCCGGCTCCTCGCCAGAGATGGGGATTGGCCTGACGATCACTTCTGGGCCGTCGTCGCCTTACTCGTCGAAACTGGCAGGGCCGACGACGCCCTTAAG GTATTTGATTCTTGGAAGAAGATTGAGATGACTAGAACCAGTGTTGCTAACTATTCAAGAATCATAAAGTTGTTTTGTAGAGGGAATTTGATGAGTGAAGCAATGTCAGCAATTCAAGCCATGGAGGAATGTGGTCTTGTCCCATCTTTGGCCATCTACAATGCTATAATACATGGTTTTGCtagaaaaaatgatttcgataattCAAATGTCACTTTTAGAATGATGTTGGAAGCTGGTTTGTTGCCCACACCGGACACGTATAATGGGCTCATTCGAGCTTATGGAAGTTTTGGACTCTATGATGAGATGAGCAAATGCATGAAGAGGATGGAATCCAGTGGTTGTTTTCCAGATGAGGTCACTTATAACACATTGATTACTGAGTTTGCCAGAAGTGGACTTACTGAAAAAATGGAAGGAGTATGTAGAGTTCTCAATTCTAAGCATATGAAATTGCAAATTTCTACTCTAGTTGCAATGCTTGAGGCTTATGCTGACTTGGGGATGTTGGAAAAGATGGAGAAGGCTTACCATAGAGTTCTGAGATCTAATGGCTTCATAAAAGAGAATCTGATCAGAAAACTTGCTACAGTTTATATCGAGAACTATAGGTTTGCACAGCTAGAAGACTTGGGAAATGATATTAGTGCTAAATCTGGCAGAACTGACCTTGTTTGGTATATCATGCTCCTTTCGAGCGCTTGTCTTCTCAGCAAAAAGGGTGTGGAATCTCTTGTTCAGGAAATGAAATTAGCCAAAGTAACAGTCAATATAACTATCACAAATATTCTTGCACATTTTTATTTAAAGATGAAGGATTTTAGATCTTTGGATATTGTATTCCTTCAAGCGAAAGCAAATAAAGTTAAACCTGATGTTATGACATTTGGAGTCTTTTTTGATGCATGCAAGATTGGTTATGATGGAACCTGGATATTAGAACAATGGATAAAGAATGGTTCTCTTGAAGAAGCAGTTGGACTAAAAGCTGATCAACTGGTGGTGGCTGCTTTTGGAAAAGGGTTATTCTTGAAGCTCTGTGAAAAGCACTACTCTTCTCTTCACCCtaaggaaaaggagaagaaacgTTGGAGATATAGTGACATGATCAAACTTGTTTTCAGAAAGAAATCAAAAGGAAAAGATTACTCAGTGTAA